One genomic region from Candidatus Nitrosopumilus koreensis AR1 encodes:
- a CDS encoding geranylgeranylglyceryl/heptaprenylglyceryl phosphate synthase, with protein sequence MAGNKVETFLKSELKKKNALLFILIDSEVSNLEASAKLAKDVEKIGASAILVGGSSATDQIEMAQVVKGIKKGIKIPIILFPGNVTGVVPEADAILFSSLMNSENPYFISQAQALGAPSVLKFGLEPLPTAYLVIGDGTSAWFVGSARGIPFEKPKIAAAYALAAQFLGMRFVYLEAGSGAKSSVTPEMVKTVRHTFNGFLIVGGGIKDVKTAQSLVKAGADALVIGTFLEKGGSLKKLQEIAKAIQRSK encoded by the coding sequence ATGGCTGGAAACAAAGTCGAAACATTCCTGAAATCAGAATTAAAAAAGAAAAACGCACTATTGTTTATTCTAATAGATTCTGAGGTATCAAACTTAGAAGCTTCAGCCAAACTTGCCAAAGATGTCGAAAAAATTGGTGCGTCTGCAATCTTAGTTGGAGGTTCCTCTGCTACAGATCAAATAGAGATGGCACAAGTGGTAAAAGGAATCAAAAAAGGCATCAAAATCCCAATAATCTTGTTTCCTGGTAATGTTACAGGTGTCGTGCCTGAAGCAGATGCAATACTTTTCAGTTCTTTGATGAACTCAGAGAATCCATATTTTATTTCCCAAGCCCAAGCTTTGGGGGCTCCAAGCGTTCTCAAATTTGGTCTAGAACCACTTCCAACAGCATATCTTGTAATTGGAGATGGAACATCTGCATGGTTTGTTGGTTCTGCAAGGGGCATTCCATTTGAAAAACCCAAAATTGCCGCAGCATATGCACTTGCAGCCCAATTTCTTGGAATGAGATTTGTATATCTTGAGGCAGGTTCTGGTGCAAAATCTAGTGTCACCCCAGAGATGGTTAAAACTGTAAGACACACGTTTAATGGATTTTTGATTGTAGGTGGGGGCATTAAGGATGTAAAAACTGCCCAAAGTTTAGTGAAAGCAGGAGCTGATGCATTGGTAATAGGCACATTCCTTGAAAAAGGTGGTAGTCTTAAAAAACTCCAAGAAATAGCAAAAGCAATTCAAAGAAGCAAGTGA
- a CDS encoding winged helix DNA-binding protein: protein MLVEIPDPEVILGVILAFIVGLGGLYGYYKIRPFIKSRSDMVDASQSERLEYYERQLIDMKIRLDALEIQGIEQKTVDPNLELKQFLEKLTKNEVKSKENPISQESQPTSEKPISTPKSSNIEHTNPTNHVLHLITNKDMTSRDIQITLKKSREHTSRLMKKLFEEGLVNRNTQTKPYTYSITEKGKEKVEEVETNPVVV, encoded by the coding sequence ATGTTAGTTGAAATTCCGGACCCAGAAGTGATTTTGGGTGTGATTTTAGCCTTCATAGTAGGTTTGGGAGGGTTGTATGGATACTATAAGATTCGTCCATTCATAAAATCTAGGAGTGATATGGTTGATGCATCACAATCTGAACGTTTGGAGTATTATGAAAGGCAATTAATTGACATGAAAATACGCCTAGATGCATTAGAAATACAGGGAATTGAGCAAAAAACAGTGGATCCAAATTTAGAATTAAAGCAATTCTTGGAGAAATTAACAAAAAATGAAGTTAAGAGTAAGGAAAACCCAATATCACAAGAGTCACAACCAACATCTGAAAAACCAATATCCACGCCTAAAAGTTCCAATATTGAGCACACAAACCCTACCAATCATGTGTTGCATTTAATCACAAACAAGGATATGACATCACGTGACATACAAATCACATTAAAGAAGAGTCGAGAACACACTTCAAGATTGATGAAAAAATTGTTTGAAGAAGGACTTGTTAACAGAAATACACAAACCAAACCATACACTTATTCTATTACTGAAAAAGGAAAAGAAAAGGTTGAGGAAGTCGAAACAAACCCAGTTGTTGTTTGA
- a CDS encoding AbrB/MazE/SpoVT family DNA-binding domain-containing protein produces MSVQENEVLVKITSAGTISIPKQFRKYMDIQKGEYVKLILGKDRLIVRKIIIS; encoded by the coding sequence ATGTCCGTACAAGAAAATGAGGTTTTAGTAAAGATTACATCTGCAGGAACTATTTCTATTCCAAAACAGTTTAGAAAGTATATGGACATTCAAAAAGGTGAATATGTTAAATTGATTTTGGGAAAAGACCGTCTTATTGTTAGAAAAATCATTATTTCTTGA
- a CDS encoding Cdc6/Cdc18 family protein — MSDPIDRLLDAAESGKSIIKNREILHFTYIPKTIQHRNDEQEQVTQSLLPILKQSRPSNLLVYGKPGTGKTLVVKKIISKIQERVEKSNFPIKLIYSNSKKETTLYGLLVSFGRQLGLNEKELPSTGLAISEVFKRILNNINQEKTNVVFVIDEIDYLAELVSKTGKDILYQLTRANETLNTGSLTLIGISNDLTFKEKLDPRVISGLGEEEIVFTNYNVEQIKKILEERISEAFEADSVDESALNLCAALAGGEHGDARRAIDLIRVAGELAERQQSDKVTENHVREASQKIEENKEETSLKSYPLHEKLVILAIMKANGSSTGEIYSSYKNLCKVVGRDELTQRRITQMLSEIELSGIISGRLVHQGIHGRTKKYKLTIPSEMIKRPSKMI, encoded by the coding sequence ATGTCGGACCCAATTGATAGGTTGTTAGATGCCGCTGAATCTGGAAAATCAATTATTAAAAACAGAGAAATCCTACATTTTACCTATATTCCAAAAACCATCCAACATAGAAATGATGAACAGGAGCAGGTTACCCAATCTCTATTACCAATTCTTAAACAATCCAGACCATCAAACCTTCTAGTATATGGAAAACCTGGCACCGGCAAAACACTTGTTGTTAAAAAAATTATTTCAAAAATTCAAGAAAGGGTAGAGAAATCGAATTTCCCAATAAAACTAATCTACTCTAACTCAAAAAAAGAGACCACACTTTATGGATTATTAGTAAGTTTTGGCCGTCAATTAGGATTAAATGAAAAAGAATTACCCTCAACTGGTTTGGCTATTAGTGAGGTTTTCAAACGAATCCTAAATAATATTAATCAAGAAAAAACCAATGTAGTCTTTGTAATTGATGAAATTGATTATCTTGCAGAATTGGTTTCAAAAACTGGCAAGGATATACTTTACCAACTAACTAGAGCCAATGAAACTCTTAACACTGGTTCACTAACTTTGATTGGGATCTCAAATGACTTGACCTTCAAAGAAAAACTAGATCCTAGGGTGATTAGTGGTCTTGGAGAAGAGGAAATTGTCTTTACAAACTATAATGTTGAACAAATCAAAAAGATTCTAGAGGAGAGAATATCTGAGGCTTTCGAGGCTGATTCTGTAGACGAATCAGCACTAAATCTATGTGCTGCTTTGGCAGGGGGGGAGCATGGTGATGCAAGACGAGCAATCGATTTGATTAGGGTTGCAGGAGAATTAGCCGAAAGGCAACAATCAGACAAAGTCACTGAAAACCATGTCCGAGAAGCCTCTCAAAAAATTGAAGAAAATAAAGAAGAAACATCCCTCAAATCATATCCTCTGCATGAGAAACTAGTCATACTTGCTATAATGAAGGCTAATGGTTCATCTACTGGAGAAATCTATTCATCATACAAAAATCTCTGTAAAGTAGTAGGGCGAGACGAACTTACCCAAAGAAGAATTACTCAAATGTTAAGTGAGATTGAACTTTCTGGGATAATCTCTGGAAGACTAGTACACCAAGGAATTCATGGTAGAACCAAAAAATACAAACTAACAATTCCATCTGAAATGATAAAAAGACCTTCAAAGATGATTTAA
- a CDS encoding DNA-directed DNA polymerase II small subunit, whose protein sequence is MKKELSFALNYALNKGFQIHPDAFKILENVDVRKLERIIKEIVREKTKQKLFQINQDDLETYLGIKDDPSLETEIKILLDPTDKIATGEGVKGYNALFSSRFNKLKRIISDRPEARMLKSITFVKNERSKDDMYVCGLVTARNSERNITKLILEDPSGSFEGVIFDEELQKNADTLLIDQFVMVRVSTGKNSGFIIKDLILPDIPDQATNKSESEAYAVFLSDLHIGSKYFMEEEFTDFVSWISSPDPVARKIRFVLICGDVVDGVGIYPNQNKELVCQTIEEQLKKVEGLIENIPKNIKIVIMPGNHDPGRRALPQPAIPKKYNSGLWDRENVIMVGNPAVVSLNGVKVMMFHGQSIDDIVKTTPGLSYDKPTNVMKHLLRARHLSPIYGSQTPIAPEMQDLMVIEDIPDIFHVGHVHKAQLDMYKGILLVNSGSWQKQTPFQASVGMTPNPGIALLVNLKTFQVFHQNYNSNLDNILQS, encoded by the coding sequence ATGAAAAAGGAGTTGTCCTTTGCGTTAAACTATGCACTTAACAAAGGATTCCAGATTCATCCTGACGCTTTTAAGATCTTAGAAAATGTTGATGTAAGAAAACTAGAGAGAATCATAAAGGAAATTGTCAGAGAAAAAACAAAACAGAAATTATTTCAGATAAATCAGGATGATTTAGAAACATATCTTGGAATCAAAGATGATCCATCACTAGAAACTGAAATTAAGATTTTGTTGGACCCTACGGATAAAATAGCAACTGGTGAGGGTGTAAAGGGGTATAACGCATTATTTTCTAGCCGTTTTAACAAACTAAAAAGAATAATTTCAGACAGGCCAGAAGCTAGGATGTTAAAGTCTATAACTTTTGTAAAAAATGAAAGATCTAAGGATGACATGTATGTTTGTGGTCTTGTAACTGCAAGAAATAGCGAGAGAAACATAACAAAGTTGATTTTAGAGGATCCGTCAGGCTCATTTGAAGGGGTTATTTTTGATGAGGAGTTACAAAAAAATGCAGACACGCTTTTGATCGACCAATTTGTCATGGTAAGGGTCAGTACAGGGAAAAATTCTGGATTTATCATAAAGGATTTAATTTTGCCAGATATTCCTGATCAGGCCACAAACAAGTCAGAGTCAGAAGCATATGCAGTATTTCTGTCTGACTTGCATATTGGAAGTAAATATTTCATGGAAGAAGAGTTTACAGACTTTGTTTCTTGGATATCAAGCCCTGATCCTGTTGCTAGAAAAATTCGATTTGTTTTAATTTGTGGGGACGTGGTAGATGGAGTTGGGATATATCCAAATCAAAACAAGGAATTAGTTTGTCAAACCATTGAGGAACAACTCAAAAAAGTGGAAGGTTTGATCGAGAATATTCCAAAAAATATCAAAATAGTCATAATGCCTGGAAATCACGATCCGGGAAGAAGAGCGCTTCCTCAACCAGCAATACCAAAAAAATACAACTCAGGATTGTGGGATAGAGAGAATGTGATCATGGTTGGAAATCCAGCTGTTGTCTCATTGAATGGGGTTAAAGTTATGATGTTTCATGGACAAAGTATTGATGATATTGTCAAGACCACACCTGGTCTAAGTTATGACAAACCAACAAATGTTATGAAACATCTTCTGAGAGCCAGACATTTGAGTCCAATTTATGGCAGTCAGACCCCAATTGCTCCTGAAATGCAGGATCTTATGGTAATAGAGGACATACCAGATATTTTTCATGTAGGCCATGTCCATAAGGCTCAACTAGATATGTACAAGGGAATATTATTGGTTAATTCAGGCTCTTGGCAAAAACAGACACCATTTCAGGCAAGTGTTGGAATGACTCCAAATCCAGGTATTGCTTTGTTAGTAAATTTGAAGACCTTTCAGGTTTTCCACCAAAATTATAATTCTAATCTAGACAATATCTTGCAAAGTTAA
- a CDS encoding stage II sporulation protein M produces the protein MNKLRISLFFIFMGIFAGAYHLGSISTVNEEEANTFMSEFEELVLDIDAFGIFTHNTAIALPMFIPGFGVGWGIFSAWSTGFAFAAIATTTPILDDIPPLTILFLSPFGLMELTAYSLGISRSFILIRAIFKKTNLKQFIKPTAIEIGIVVGLLLAGGYLEFYMIELAQEQGMQMPGLDL, from the coding sequence GTGAATAAACTCCGGATTTCATTATTTTTCATATTTATGGGAATCTTTGCAGGTGCATATCACCTTGGTTCAATATCTACAGTTAATGAAGAAGAAGCAAATACCTTCATGTCTGAATTTGAAGAGTTGGTTCTAGATATTGATGCATTTGGAATTTTTACTCATAATACAGCAATAGCACTACCAATGTTTATTCCAGGATTTGGTGTTGGGTGGGGGATTTTTTCGGCCTGGTCAACAGGGTTTGCATTTGCAGCTATTGCCACAACAACTCCTATTTTAGATGATATACCTCCTCTTACCATTCTGTTTTTATCTCCATTTGGATTAATGGAGTTGACAGCATATTCTTTAGGAATTTCTAGAAGTTTCATTTTGATCAGAGCAATATTCAAAAAAACCAATCTCAAACAATTCATTAAACCCACTGCAATTGAAATTGGAATTGTGGTTGGATTGCTTTTAGCAGGAGGATATCTGGAATTTTATATGATTGAACTTGCTCAAGAACAAGGCATGCAAATGCCTGGGTTAGACCTCTAA
- a CDS encoding cupredoxin domain-containing protein, whose translation MKLAISLLALFVIFSGYLFNNSYAEISENQALLLEGSGFAVTEEQIKFTEIDLGISSHEQRGSTINFVIEDGFLTLDDEEFIISELEGKFLREGRYIRINGNIESSDEFDTTISFFGRLVAESKDASIYGFTGRITTSDDTYKIIYTTKLSTLSKIVEADTIEEPKGLTISILKGASLKGVSDSYIGLIGSSAKLGYFSNDRISIEPGTTITMMNNDVVSHSILSGKENYGDRHNPFDPDGRISTGDIAPGKSINITFHEAGFYRLYDPDYPWMKIIAYVFPSSDSLVLRQGQNLGN comes from the coding sequence GTGAAGTTAGCTATATCGTTATTAGCATTATTTGTAATATTCTCAGGATATTTGTTCAATAACTCCTATGCAGAAATTTCTGAAAATCAGGCATTACTTTTAGAGGGTTCTGGATTTGCCGTAACCGAAGAACAAATCAAATTTACTGAAATTGATCTAGGTATATCCTCTCATGAACAGCGTGGTAGCACAATTAATTTTGTAATTGAAGATGGGTTTCTTACACTAGATGATGAGGAATTTATTATTTCAGAACTGGAAGGGAAATTTTTGCGTGAAGGCCGTTATATTAGAATTAATGGAAATATAGAAAGTTCTGATGAGTTTGATACTACCATTAGTTTCTTTGGAAGACTAGTTGCAGAAAGCAAAGACGCATCAATCTATGGTTTTACTGGTAGAATTACAACATCTGATGACACATACAAAATCATTTACACTACAAAATTATCTACATTATCAAAAATTGTTGAAGCAGATACAATAGAGGAACCAAAAGGACTTACAATTAGTATCCTTAAAGGCGCTTCCTTGAAAGGTGTTTCAGATAGTTATATTGGATTAATAGGTAGTTCAGCAAAATTAGGATATTTTTCAAATGATAGAATCTCAATAGAACCTGGCACAACAATTACTATGATGAATAACGATGTTGTATCTCATAGTATTCTCAGTGGAAAAGAAAATTACGGTGATAGACATAATCCATTTGATCCAGATGGAAGAATTTCAACTGGAGATATTGCACCAGGAAAATCAATCAACATAACGTTTCATGAAGCAGGATTCTACAGATTATATGATCCAGACTATCCTTGGATGAAAATTATTGCATATGTATTTCCAAGTTCAGATTCTTTAGTTCTTAGACAAGGCCAGAATCTAGGAAACTAG
- the cbiE gene encoding precorrin-6y C5,15-methyltransferase (decarboxylating) subunit CbiE has translation MGKVFAVGVGPGSPKYVTEIVREIIQSCDIVIGYKYTLKTIEHLLQGKDVHEITMNDQEKSYQEILPKLGDKTLVIPFTGDVNFSESEVVDRLIEIFGKVEIIPGISSIQVAASKAQVPLDKSKVITMHVTTPIEDKKLELQKALIDGFSVVLVPRPWPKQPDKHFMPSEIAVYLRKNGFDTEKIKVHVFEAITTENETRFTGTVKDLEGKEFSDLSVMVFNQSNLDSYMNYRWQWEN, from the coding sequence TTGGGAAAAGTTTTCGCTGTTGGTGTTGGTCCAGGTTCACCAAAATACGTAACAGAAATTGTAAGAGAAATTATTCAAAGTTGTGATATTGTTATTGGGTACAAATACACTCTAAAAACAATTGAACATCTTCTCCAAGGCAAAGATGTTCATGAGATTACAATGAATGATCAAGAAAAATCATATCAAGAAATCCTTCCAAAATTAGGAGATAAGACTTTGGTAATACCATTCACAGGAGATGTAAATTTTTCAGAATCAGAAGTTGTCGATAGACTAATAGAAATTTTTGGAAAAGTGGAAATTATTCCAGGAATTAGTTCAATCCAAGTGGCAGCATCAAAAGCACAAGTACCACTTGATAAATCCAAAGTAATTACAATGCATGTAACAACTCCAATTGAAGACAAAAAATTAGAGCTGCAAAAAGCATTGATTGATGGATTTAGTGTTGTTTTAGTCCCAAGACCTTGGCCAAAACAACCAGACAAGCATTTTATGCCATCAGAAATTGCAGTTTATCTTCGTAAGAATGGATTTGATACTGAAAAGATAAAGGTTCATGTTTTTGAAGCAATAACTACTGAAAACGAGACTAGGTTTACAGGAACTGTAAAAGATTTGGAAGGAAAAGAATTTTCAGATTTATCAGTCATGGTATTTAATCAATCAAACCTAGATTCATACATGAATTATAGATGGCAATGGGAAAACTAG
- a CDS encoding peptidylprolyl isomerase, whose translation MKKIFLAITFSLLFVGVVNQATAQSVEFNPIQIMDPVVIIETNLGKIVIGFFPNDAPKHVENFLKLSTSGFYDGTLFHRIIPGFMIQGGDPNTIDGDPNTWGTGGPEKRLDAEFNTIKHNRGIVSMARSADPNSGGSQFFIVHQDSNFLDEQYTVFGRIVTEESFETLDKIAAVETNEKDAPVDPEQVRITKVTVVSRSEIPDLIELTEPDRIQTDVLPPTGNQQFESEEYDIAFDVPEGWLLQQPEKTQENSPDFVAVGPKVGNMNPVFSLTILPTEQKTLDDLIVEKTDQLTEVIESGQLNLISKDKTTINGNDAYVINAEGLFSANGQNYNVKFKEVTIYDLDNYYTFSYSNGIDDFDSHLERFDKTIDSFKKLSEETPTNGTDENGGCLIATATFGSEMAPQVQQLRELRDNTLLATESGTTFMTTFNQFYYSFSPTIADLERESPLFKEIVRLSITPMLSTLSILNYAEINSEHEMISYGVSIILMNIGMYFIAPAIIIYKIRKLN comes from the coding sequence TTGAAGAAAATATTTCTTGCAATTACATTTTCGTTACTTTTTGTGGGAGTTGTAAATCAAGCAACTGCTCAATCAGTTGAGTTTAATCCAATTCAAATAATGGATCCAGTAGTAATTATTGAAACTAATTTAGGGAAAATTGTAATAGGGTTTTTCCCAAATGATGCGCCAAAACATGTAGAAAATTTTCTTAAATTGTCGACTTCTGGATTTTATGATGGAACACTTTTTCATAGAATAATTCCAGGTTTTATGATCCAAGGTGGTGATCCAAACACAATTGATGGTGATCCAAACACTTGGGGAACCGGTGGCCCAGAAAAAAGATTGGATGCTGAGTTTAACACAATCAAACATAATCGTGGAATTGTTTCAATGGCAAGATCTGCTGATCCAAATAGTGGTGGTTCACAATTTTTCATAGTTCACCAAGATTCTAATTTTCTTGATGAACAATATACTGTGTTTGGAAGAATTGTAACTGAAGAAAGTTTTGAAACACTTGACAAAATTGCAGCAGTTGAAACTAATGAAAAGGATGCCCCTGTAGATCCTGAACAGGTTAGAATAACTAAAGTTACAGTTGTCAGCCGATCTGAAATTCCTGACTTGATTGAATTAACAGAGCCTGACCGAATTCAGACTGATGTTTTACCACCTACTGGAAACCAACAATTCGAAAGTGAAGAATATGATATTGCATTTGATGTACCTGAAGGCTGGCTCTTACAACAACCTGAAAAAACACAAGAAAACTCACCTGACTTTGTTGCAGTAGGACCTAAAGTAGGAAACATGAATCCTGTCTTTTCCTTAACAATACTTCCTACCGAACAGAAAACTTTGGATGATCTTATTGTGGAAAAAACTGATCAACTAACAGAAGTTATTGAATCAGGACAGTTGAACCTAATTTCAAAGGATAAAACCACAATTAATGGAAACGATGCATATGTAATTAATGCAGAAGGGCTCTTTTCTGCTAATGGCCAAAATTATAATGTAAAATTCAAAGAAGTTACCATTTATGATTTGGATAACTATTACACATTTTCATATAGTAACGGAATCGATGATTTTGATTCACACCTTGAAAGATTTGATAAAACAATAGATTCTTTCAAAAAATTATCTGAAGAAACACCAACTAATGGAACTGATGAAAATGGTGGGTGTTTGATTGCAACTGCTACATTTGGCTCTGAGATGGCACCACAAGTACAACAGCTAAGAGAACTTAGAGACAATACCCTTCTTGCAACAGAATCAGGAACTACATTTATGACAACTTTTAATCAATTCTATTATTCATTCTCGCCAACCATTGCTGATCTAGAGCGTGAATCCCCACTGTTCAAAGAAATTGTAAGATTATCAATAACTCCAATGTTGTCTACCCTTTCAATTCTAAACTATGCTGAAATTAATTCTGAACACGAGATGATCTCTTATGGTGTAAGTATTATTCTAATGAACATTGGAATGTATTTTATTGCACCTGCAATAATCATCTATAAAATTAGAAAACTAAACTAA
- a CDS encoding ACT domain-containing protein → MSVPEVVREIITRNRSIYDCMKMDLINYTALAVKIQPEIEKILGNRVNLNTIVVAIKRYADSFEIKEEVREEPILKNARLVLTDGIMDIKFSIKDSNQMNPMEILDKFSKITNNYEFFRMSDSFRFLTEDVEDIRQIFGNIPNSDDIFSTGLAKIMITIPNSQNKSDVVSYVAEVLHANGIELVNAFFSQDSIIIILNEKDASKAYEILHSDIIRA, encoded by the coding sequence ATGTCTGTACCTGAGGTTGTCAGGGAGATAATTACCAGAAATCGTTCAATTTATGATTGTATGAAAATGGATTTGATAAATTATACAGCTTTAGCAGTAAAAATTCAACCAGAGATAGAAAAGATTCTAGGAAACAGAGTTAACCTCAATACAATAGTCGTAGCAATCAAGAGATATGCAGATTCATTTGAAATCAAAGAAGAGGTAAGAGAAGAACCAATTTTGAAGAACGCAAGATTGGTATTAACAGATGGAATAATGGATATCAAATTTTCAATCAAAGATTCTAACCAAATGAATCCAATGGAAATTTTAGACAAATTCTCAAAGATTACCAATAACTATGAATTTTTTAGAATGTCCGATTCGTTTAGATTTCTTACAGAAGATGTGGAAGACATTAGGCAAATTTTTGGCAATATCCCAAATAGTGATGATATTTTCAGTACGGGTCTTGCAAAAATCATGATCACGATACCAAATTCACAAAATAAGTCAGACGTTGTCTCATATGTTGCTGAAGTATTACATGCAAACGGCATTGAACTTGTTAATGCCTTTTTCAGCCAAGATAGCATTATAATTATTCTAAATGAAAAAGACGCATCTAAAGCGTATGAGATCTTACATTCAGATATCATTAGAGCCTAA
- the hsp20 gene encoding archaeal heat shock protein Hsp20, with amino-acid sequence MTMFFDSEIDRIFKRMSRSFFNTNDIFEEFKGNGSESGPFYYGYTMTVGPDGKPVVQEYGNVKPGQLPASDTREPIVDTIVDEKEKVVKLIAEMPGVEKTDVKIVVDNKVVDLSAEHGDKKYHVKVPVQHKVDENSAKASYKNGILQLVFKLIEEKPTGKKVEVE; translated from the coding sequence ATGACAATGTTCTTTGATAGTGAAATCGATAGAATCTTCAAGAGAATGTCTAGATCTTTTTTTAACACCAATGACATTTTTGAGGAATTCAAGGGAAATGGTTCTGAATCTGGTCCATTTTATTATGGTTATACAATGACCGTGGGCCCTGATGGAAAACCTGTTGTACAAGAATATGGAAATGTTAAACCAGGACAACTTCCAGCTTCTGATACACGAGAACCAATTGTTGACACAATTGTTGATGAAAAAGAAAAAGTTGTAAAACTCATAGCAGAAATGCCAGGAGTTGAAAAGACTGATGTCAAAATTGTTGTTGACAATAAAGTTGTAGATCTTTCTGCAGAACATGGTGATAAGAAATATCATGTTAAAGTACCAGTACAACACAAAGTTGATGAAAACTCTGCAAAAGCTTCCTACAAAAATGGAATTTTACAACTAGTCTTCAAATTAATTGAAGAAAAACCAACTGGTAAAAAGGTGGAGGTTGAATAA